One Synergistaceae bacterium DNA window includes the following coding sequences:
- a CDS encoding CapA family protein, translated as MRKLFVLFMLVMLCGNACAETRARFLFIGDIMVHDQQLDAARSGDTYNFAPSFRRIKPLLEDAFLVGNLETVFAGTVSPAGKKMKYAGFPFFNTPDVFTEILREWKIDLLTLANNHIFDRGAAGARRTVQVLDSADLSWVGLGLDDVPSNDAVVLENGGIRAAFINHTYGSNEWPKSSDVHLNVISSSDITASMARAKALSPDVIIALFHWGNEYHFTPNIHQKRAADTAFEEGATLIVGTHPHVLQPVEVRVSSNDVKAVAWSLGNFVSFQRTLPRERSMILSAEFVKDDEGRTRLAALGCVPLYVVAPGSKRTEVTYSGTDEGVIASLDFSGLSKNQLATTRSTGRNVLEFLGAQKTVDAYGFNVLWREESADVLPISRRKSPK; from the coding sequence ATGAGAAAACTTTTCGTGCTGTTTATGCTGGTGATGCTGTGCGGGAATGCTTGCGCTGAGACACGGGCACGCTTTCTGTTCATCGGGGACATAATGGTTCACGACCAGCAGCTGGACGCGGCAAGGAGCGGCGACACGTACAACTTTGCGCCGTCGTTCAGGCGGATAAAGCCTCTGCTTGAGGACGCGTTCCTCGTCGGAAATCTCGAGACGGTCTTTGCGGGTACAGTCTCGCCTGCGGGCAAGAAGATGAAGTACGCAGGATTTCCGTTCTTCAACACGCCTGATGTGTTCACGGAGATTTTGAGGGAGTGGAAGATAGACCTGCTGACCCTCGCGAACAACCACATCTTCGACAGAGGAGCGGCGGGCGCGCGCAGGACAGTTCAGGTTCTCGACAGCGCGGACTTGTCGTGGGTAGGTCTCGGCCTCGACGACGTGCCCTCCAACGACGCGGTAGTCCTCGAGAACGGCGGGATACGTGCGGCGTTCATCAATCACACTTACGGGAGCAACGAGTGGCCGAAGAGCTCTGACGTTCACCTCAACGTAATATCCTCCTCCGACATCACGGCAAGCATGGCACGCGCAAAAGCCCTCAGCCCCGACGTAATCATTGCGCTGTTCCACTGGGGCAACGAGTACCACTTCACCCCGAACATTCACCAGAAGCGCGCGGCAGATACTGCGTTTGAGGAGGGGGCAACGCTGATTGTCGGGACACACCCGCACGTCCTCCAGCCCGTAGAAGTGAGGGTGAGCAGCAACGACGTTAAGGCTGTGGCGTGGTCTCTGGGTAATTTCGTGTCGTTCCAGAGGACACTACCGCGAGAACGGAGCATGATACTTTCCGCAGAGTTCGTGAAGGACGACGAGGGCAGGACGAGGCTTGCGGCACTGGGATGCGTTCCGCTGTATGTTGTCGCGCCGGGCAGCAAGAGGACGGAGGTAACTTACTCGGGCACGGACGAGGGAGTGATTGCGAGCCTGGACTTTTCCGGACTGAGCAAGAACCAGCTCGCAACGACACGGAGCACCGGCCGCAACGTTCTAGAGTTTCTCGGGGCACAAAAGACAGTGGACGCTTACGGCTTCAACGTCCTGTGGCGGGAAGAGAGCGCGGATGTCCTCCCCATTAGCCGCAGGAAGTCTCCGAAGTAA
- a CDS encoding MiaB/RimO family radical SAM methylthiotransferase, translated as MCRVYVHVFGCRSSLCEGEYIAGALSSLGAAITEDLSGDLAAAVIVTCSVTQEADRKCRQLVRRVRRVLGSEGVLAVCGCWSQALDEDTARELGIDILAGSRGKSSLPSIVMNMLKEGRSFTDARKQDNSEWEELAVDAPLLHSRAFMKIQDGCNHFCTYCIIPYLRGRPVSRPLPSILDEIRRLIDNGCKEVVFTGIHLGIFGQDNGTSLAALIREVSAIGGLERLRLGSLEPFCLTGELLDALGDCKAFCPHLHLPLQSGDDEVLSAMRRGYTSGDFVRVCEHARKVLGSDLHISSDILVGFPGESEEAFTNTLNVMRAAKFGRVHVFPYSERQGTIAAGLQGKVSHDVKTARTARAISLGRELYADYVRQFIGQDAEILIETGGKGHTRHYVEALCEGRDNEIVRAIVKGERDGQLECVRRD; from the coding sequence ATGTGTCGCGTGTATGTTCACGTTTTCGGGTGCAGATCCAGCCTCTGTGAGGGGGAATACATCGCCGGAGCACTGTCCTCGCTCGGAGCGGCAATCACCGAAGACCTCAGCGGAGACTTGGCCGCCGCCGTAATCGTAACGTGTTCCGTAACGCAGGAAGCAGACCGCAAGTGCCGACAGTTAGTCCGCCGTGTACGCAGAGTGCTCGGCTCTGAGGGCGTGCTTGCTGTGTGCGGGTGCTGGTCTCAGGCACTCGACGAGGACACTGCACGCGAGCTCGGGATAGACATTCTCGCAGGAAGCAGGGGCAAAAGCTCTCTCCCCTCTATCGTGATGAACATGCTCAAGGAAGGCCGGAGCTTCACCGACGCACGGAAGCAGGATAATTCGGAGTGGGAGGAACTCGCGGTAGACGCGCCTCTTCTGCACTCGCGGGCATTCATGAAGATTCAGGACGGGTGCAACCACTTCTGCACATACTGCATAATCCCCTACCTCAGAGGCAGACCCGTAAGCCGACCGCTCCCCAGCATACTTGATGAGATTCGCAGGCTCATCGACAACGGCTGTAAGGAAGTTGTGTTCACCGGCATACATCTCGGAATCTTCGGCCAAGACAACGGCACATCGCTAGCCGCATTAATCCGTGAAGTCTCAGCGATTGGCGGGCTTGAACGTCTGCGCTTGGGCTCGCTCGAACCCTTCTGCCTGACTGGCGAACTTCTTGACGCGCTGGGAGACTGCAAGGCCTTCTGCCCTCACCTTCACCTGCCCTTGCAGAGCGGTGATGACGAAGTGCTTTCGGCGATGCGTCGCGGCTACACTTCGGGTGATTTCGTGAGGGTGTGTGAACACGCAAGAAAAGTTCTCGGCTCTGACCTCCACATCTCTAGTGATATTCTTGTCGGATTTCCCGGCGAAAGTGAGGAAGCCTTCACGAACACGCTTAACGTTATGCGGGCGGCCAAGTTCGGGAGGGTTCACGTGTTCCCGTACTCCGAGAGGCAGGGCACGATTGCGGCCGGACTGCAGGGCAAAGTCTCTCATGATGTGAAGACAGCCAGGACTGCTCGGGCAATCTCGCTCGGACGTGAGCTCTACGCTGATTACGTGAGGCAGTTCATCGGTCAAGACGCGGAAATCCTCATCGAGACGGGCGGCAAAGGGCACACGCGGCACTACGTCGAGGCATTGTGTGAGGGCAGGGACAACGAGATAGTGAGAGCAATTGTGAAAGGTGAGAGAGATGGACAGCTTGAATGTGTGCGCAGGGATTGA
- the mazG gene encoding nucleoside triphosphate pyrophosphohydrolase, with the protein MITSSAKEESHINSSHYFDEIVSILARLRAPGGCPWDRKQTLETLRTPITEEAYELADAITKNDIAAIREEAGDLLLQVVFVAQIASESGAFDMKDVVRTICDKLIRRHPHVFGDASAKDSDEVLRNWERIKAEERAEKHESTSILAGVPDGLPPLLKANRIQAKAKHVGFDWPAGDPAPLFAKLDEEVSELKEAARENDPAHMADELGDVLFMTVNIARRLGVDPDAALNGVCEKFRRRFQFMEECARSEGRNIADYTLQELDTFWDKAKAALEN; encoded by the coding sequence ATGATTACTTCATCCGCAAAGGAGGAATCACACATTAACAGCTCACATTATTTTGACGAGATAGTCAGCATCCTCGCACGTCTCCGCGCACCCGGCGGCTGTCCTTGGGACAGAAAACAGACCCTCGAGACCCTCCGCACTCCCATCACTGAGGAAGCCTACGAGCTCGCCGACGCAATCACCAAGAACGACATTGCCGCAATCCGCGAAGAAGCCGGAGACCTTCTGCTTCAGGTTGTGTTCGTGGCACAGATAGCCAGCGAGTCAGGAGCATTCGACATGAAGGACGTTGTCCGCACAATCTGCGACAAGCTCATCCGCAGACATCCTCACGTTTTCGGCGACGCTTCTGCGAAAGACAGCGACGAAGTCCTCCGCAACTGGGAGCGAATCAAGGCAGAAGAACGCGCAGAGAAGCATGAGAGCACCTCAATACTCGCAGGAGTCCCCGACGGCCTTCCTCCTCTCCTCAAGGCGAACAGGATTCAGGCGAAGGCAAAACACGTCGGTTTCGACTGGCCAGCTGGAGACCCCGCACCCCTCTTCGCGAAACTCGACGAGGAAGTCTCAGAGCTCAAGGAAGCCGCCCGTGAGAATGACCCCGCACACATGGCGGATGAGTTAGGGGATGTGCTGTTCATGACCGTCAACATCGCACGGAGGCTCGGCGTTGACCCTGATGCCGCACTGAACGGAGTTTGCGAGAAGTTCAGGAGACGCTTCCAGTTCATGGAGGAATGCGCACGCAGCGAGGGCAGAAACATCGCTGACTATACATTACAGGAACTTGACACATTCTGGGACAAAGCTAAGGCAGCTTTGGAGAATTAA
- a CDS encoding 50S ribosomal protein L11 methyltransferase encodes MNNNNGCWWTVELSVPVSRADRDEKEERLSTIAALTDSIGSEIFTEPDFFGNDRLYLRTDYEASREIDDVIYSLDFYLSKPAFSGIEISRCSKIENQAWDTQHYDAFPPLPVGKGLIVMAPWHEEEEIPEGRMPIYIFPASAFGTGYHESTRIALELMEEIVRKDDTILDIGTGTGILFITALKLGAGKAIARDIDPNTLSEARRNMNLNGINPKVCELSEGDLLKGFTGQVNILTANILLNPNLTMLPDVKRVLKPKGFAIFSGMTHIESYTFIPVLNSSGLIIEREARFGDWWGCRAVKAWG; translated from the coding sequence ATGAACAATAACAACGGCTGCTGGTGGACAGTGGAACTCAGCGTGCCGGTTTCGCGCGCGGACAGGGACGAGAAGGAAGAACGCCTCAGCACAATAGCAGCATTGACGGACTCAATAGGCTCAGAGATTTTTACCGAGCCGGACTTTTTCGGCAACGACAGGCTCTACCTGAGGACGGACTACGAGGCCTCGCGTGAGATTGACGACGTAATCTACTCGCTGGACTTTTACCTGAGCAAGCCTGCATTCAGCGGCATAGAGATTTCACGATGCAGCAAGATCGAGAATCAGGCGTGGGACACACAGCATTACGACGCATTTCCGCCGCTTCCTGTGGGCAAAGGCTTAATCGTGATGGCCCCGTGGCACGAGGAGGAGGAGATACCTGAAGGCAGGATGCCGATATACATTTTTCCGGCTAGCGCGTTCGGGACGGGTTATCACGAGAGCACGAGAATAGCCCTCGAACTTATGGAGGAGATAGTTCGGAAGGACGACACGATCCTAGACATAGGTACTGGGACGGGAATACTCTTCATCACGGCGTTGAAGCTCGGGGCGGGCAAAGCCATAGCGCGGGACATTGACCCCAACACGCTGAGCGAGGCACGCCGCAACATGAACCTTAACGGCATCAACCCGAAGGTCTGCGAGCTCTCGGAAGGCGACCTGCTGAAAGGATTTACGGGGCAGGTGAACATCCTTACAGCGAACATCCTGCTGAACCCGAACCTCACGATGCTTCCTGACGTGAAGAGGGTGCTGAAGCCGAAGGGATTTGCGATTTTTTCGGGAATGACGCACATAGAGAGCTACACATTCATTCCCGTGCTGAACTCTTCTGGGCTGATAATCGAGCGTGAAGCACGTTTCGGGGACTGGTGGGGATGTCGGGCGGTAAAGGCATGGGGATAA
- a CDS encoding HDIG domain-containing protein — protein sequence MKYKPKILISAELSFWQRINFRFLKAYAAPVAFLLVAGVLIVLAQWAVLSRRGDSFAVGEPSPETYRVITHMRYDDQASANSLRNMISESVVGVTVRDVSAKSRLQRRLEAVRDSDAPESKSYLAYMPAPLIKAISSLAAADKARILSASYTIGSAYIDRLESEKVYRENTTLMTSILWEEISKAGVSQTDANFIYQILAGLGNLNFSVDDDLTALARRAAADDVPVLDRRLEPGDVIVARGDVVTSQIAFLLRMQGYTEDVFPFVQLWAVVLAVFALPLWLDILGRGAGNSKPTWWCVVFVVLTAWICETVAARLGITGAGVLPAVTVAYLAVPDYLGFCISFVASVSGVFVITGQSVSGFVMLSMMGVTASTLGFYLFRNLESRMQVYRRILIMTAVLAAARTAMHYLQGIPMTRDDFRLFIPLGSFWADTGLYFFFELVISHIMTFVLQYVEEALGILSVLTLREISHPSSPLLRDLQRTAPGTYQHCLTIATLIEAVGIELGMDTNLLRAGAYYHDIGKIRRPHYFVENQGGGLNKNDNISPMLSSITIRAHVKDGLELAWEAKLPKRIRDFIAEHHGTTCTFYFYRKALAMGEQVSRDDFTYPGPKPQTRETALLMIVDSVEAAVRAADVGRAGDKDQTAEAVEKIITQVVQSKLNENQFDEVDLTQKDLATIKQTLISVLTSMYHTRKVKKIESRKS from the coding sequence ATGAAGTACAAACCGAAGATACTAATCTCCGCAGAACTCAGCTTCTGGCAGCGCATAAATTTCCGTTTCCTCAAAGCATACGCAGCACCTGTAGCCTTCCTGCTCGTCGCGGGAGTGCTTATCGTCCTCGCACAATGGGCAGTCCTCAGCCGCAGGGGAGACAGTTTCGCTGTGGGAGAGCCTTCGCCGGAAACCTACAGGGTCATCACGCACATGCGCTACGACGACCAGGCTTCCGCGAACTCACTGCGCAACATGATAAGCGAAAGTGTCGTGGGCGTAACTGTCCGCGACGTTTCGGCCAAGTCAAGGCTTCAGAGGAGGCTTGAGGCGGTAAGAGACTCCGACGCGCCCGAATCCAAGTCCTATCTCGCGTACATGCCAGCACCTCTCATCAAGGCTATATCCTCACTAGCGGCTGCCGACAAAGCACGGATACTCTCCGCCTCGTACACAATCGGTAGCGCGTACATTGACCGCCTCGAGTCCGAGAAAGTTTACCGCGAGAACACGACGCTGATGACCTCGATACTCTGGGAGGAGATAAGCAAAGCAGGAGTCTCGCAGACTGATGCGAACTTCATCTACCAGATACTTGCGGGCTTGGGCAATCTCAATTTCAGCGTTGACGACGACCTTACGGCACTTGCACGGCGTGCGGCGGCTGATGATGTCCCTGTCCTCGACAGAAGGCTTGAGCCCGGAGACGTTATTGTTGCGCGCGGAGACGTTGTTACGAGCCAGATAGCTTTTCTGCTCAGGATGCAGGGTTACACGGAAGATGTTTTCCCGTTCGTACAGCTCTGGGCGGTAGTGCTCGCAGTGTTTGCCCTGCCGCTGTGGCTCGACATTCTCGGAAGGGGCGCGGGCAACAGCAAACCTACGTGGTGGTGTGTGGTGTTCGTGGTTCTGACGGCGTGGATCTGCGAGACAGTCGCGGCACGTCTGGGCATCACCGGCGCGGGGGTTCTCCCTGCCGTAACAGTCGCTTACTTGGCCGTCCCGGACTATCTCGGGTTCTGCATCTCGTTCGTCGCGTCAGTGTCTGGAGTGTTCGTCATCACGGGACAGTCTGTGTCCGGGTTCGTAATGCTGTCGATGATGGGGGTAACTGCCTCAACGCTAGGCTTCTACCTGTTCCGCAATCTCGAATCAAGAATGCAGGTCTACAGGAGAATCTTAATCATGACTGCTGTTCTGGCAGCTGCGCGGACGGCGATGCACTACCTTCAAGGCATCCCGATGACACGCGACGACTTCCGGCTGTTCATTCCGCTCGGTAGCTTCTGGGCAGATACGGGGCTGTACTTCTTCTTTGAGCTGGTAATCTCGCACATCATGACGTTCGTTCTGCAGTACGTGGAAGAAGCGTTAGGCATCCTCTCGGTTCTGACGCTGAGGGAGATAAGCCACCCTTCAAGCCCGCTGCTGAGAGACCTTCAGCGCACAGCTCCCGGAACATACCAGCACTGCCTCACGATAGCGACGCTGATTGAGGCTGTGGGAATAGAGCTCGGAATGGACACGAACCTTCTGCGTGCCGGAGCGTACTATCACGACATCGGCAAGATCCGCAGGCCTCATTACTTCGTGGAGAATCAGGGCGGAGGCCTCAACAAAAACGACAACATCTCCCCGATGCTGAGTTCCATCACGATACGTGCGCACGTAAAAGACGGCCTCGAGCTCGCGTGGGAGGCCAAGCTCCCAAAACGTATCCGCGACTTCATAGCCGAACATCACGGCACAACCTGCACGTTCTACTTCTACAGGAAGGCTCTTGCTATGGGAGAGCAGGTCAGCAGGGACGACTTCACTTATCCCGGCCCGAAGCCCCAGACACGTGAAACCGCACTGCTCATGATTGTGGATTCCGTTGAAGCGGCAGTCAGGGCAGCAGATGTCGGCCGCGCAGGCGACAAAGACCAGACAGCCGAAGCCGTCGAGAAGATAATCACTCAGGTAGTGCAGAGCAAGCTGAATGAGAACCAGTTTGACGAAGTAGACCTCACACAGAAGGATTTAGCCACCATAAAGCAGACGCTTATCTCTGTCCTGACCTCAATGTACCACACCCGCAAGGTCAAGAAGATAGAGAGCAGGAAATCATAA
- a CDS encoding PhoH family protein: protein MDIPLSGDGFTQARLLGPNDENFKAIEARYPVTLSVKDGAVRVSGPDPEPVRLAAHIIRELAEVAEKGHEIHEADVRSAMDALAEGRELNLSSLYSEIICTTARGKPIRAKTPGQREYIRAIRDNFILFATGPAGTGKTYLAVCEAVSMLKAGKVNRVVLVRPAVEAGESLGYLPGDLREKVEPYVRPLYDAFYDLLSPERFLRYADKGVIEIVPLAYMRGRTLNESFIILDEAQNTTPKQMKMFLTRLGFGSKAVVTGDITQVDLPGHSQSGLRSVREILGGIKGIGFIDLSDADVVRHEIVQKIVQAYAKYEQSS, encoded by the coding sequence ATGGACATTCCGTTATCGGGGGACGGGTTCACTCAGGCGCGCCTTCTCGGCCCTAACGACGAGAACTTCAAGGCCATCGAAGCCCGTTACCCTGTTACGCTGTCGGTCAAGGACGGGGCTGTTCGCGTGAGCGGCCCTGACCCTGAACCCGTGAGGCTTGCGGCACACATTATCCGTGAACTCGCAGAAGTCGCGGAGAAGGGGCACGAGATTCACGAGGCGGACGTTCGCTCTGCAATGGATGCCCTCGCGGAAGGACGTGAACTCAACCTCTCTTCGCTGTACTCGGAGATTATCTGCACGACGGCACGCGGCAAGCCCATTCGCGCGAAGACTCCCGGGCAGAGAGAGTATATCCGCGCGATAAGGGACAACTTCATTCTTTTTGCGACGGGCCCGGCAGGAACAGGCAAGACGTACCTTGCTGTGTGTGAAGCCGTCTCGATGCTCAAAGCCGGAAAGGTGAACAGAGTCGTTCTCGTGCGTCCTGCTGTTGAGGCGGGAGAAAGTCTCGGGTATCTGCCCGGAGATCTGCGCGAGAAGGTAGAGCCGTACGTCAGGCCTCTCTATGATGCATTCTACGACCTTCTGTCGCCGGAAAGATTCCTGCGTTACGCCGACAAAGGAGTCATTGAGATTGTCCCGCTCGCCTACATGAGAGGAAGAACCCTCAACGAGAGCTTCATCATCCTTGATGAGGCACAGAACACTACCCCGAAGCAGATGAAAATGTTTCTTACGCGTCTGGGCTTCGGCTCGAAAGCTGTTGTTACGGGGGATATCACGCAGGTAGACCTTCCGGGACATTCGCAGTCGGGCTTGAGGAGCGTGCGCGAGATTCTTGGCGGCATAAAGGGCATAGGGTTCATTGACCTCAGTGATGCTGACGTTGTGAGGCACGAGATAGTGCAGAAGATCGTGCAGGCCTACGCAAAATACGAGCAATCATCATGA
- a CDS encoding pyruvate carboxylase subunit B, with protein MAGEKRVRITETGLRDAHQSLIATRMRTDDMLPVLEYMDNAGYWALEMWGGATFDSAMRFLDEDPWERLRLIRARVKNAKLQMLLRGQNLVGYRHYADDVVREFVKRAVGNGIDIVRCFDALNDLRNVEVAADQVKKEGAHLQLCMSFTLSPVHTLDSFAGMAKRMQEMGADSIAIKDMAGLIGPKDCTDLVKAIKAKVDIPIELHSHYTTGLASMAYLAGIEAGAEIVDTAISPFALGTSQPPTESIVAALEGTEYDTGIKIADLLPITMHFKKLREKYKDLLPEIAGVDINILRYQIPGGMYSNMVNQLREMGALDKLEAVLNEVPVVRKAMGYPPLVTPSSQMVGTQATVNVLRGRWKSFPKEIKQYFLGYYGQPPAPMDPEVQKMAIGSEEPITCRPGEKIAPEMEQARKDCQPWATQPEDALTWIMFPQVAKDFLPKKYAKLHKRDTGLQAQASPEAYPA; from the coding sequence ATGGCAGGAGAAAAGAGAGTACGCATTACCGAAACCGGCCTGCGTGATGCTCATCAGTCATTGATTGCAACGCGCATGAGAACCGACGACATGCTTCCCGTCCTCGAGTACATGGACAATGCAGGTTACTGGGCGTTAGAGATGTGGGGCGGAGCAACGTTCGACTCCGCAATGCGCTTCCTCGATGAAGACCCTTGGGAGAGACTGCGCCTTATCCGTGCGCGCGTAAAGAACGCCAAGCTGCAGATGCTCCTTCGCGGACAGAACCTCGTGGGCTACAGGCATTACGCAGATGATGTTGTGCGTGAGTTCGTCAAACGTGCAGTCGGCAACGGAATAGACATCGTGCGCTGCTTCGACGCACTTAACGACCTCCGCAACGTCGAGGTTGCCGCCGACCAGGTCAAGAAGGAAGGCGCGCACCTTCAGCTGTGCATGAGCTTCACGCTGTCGCCCGTACACACGCTGGATTCTTTCGCTGGAATGGCCAAGAGAATGCAGGAGATGGGCGCGGACTCGATCGCCATCAAGGACATGGCAGGGTTAATCGGCCCTAAAGACTGCACAGACCTCGTCAAGGCCATCAAAGCGAAGGTAGACATCCCTATAGAGCTTCACAGCCACTACACGACGGGACTCGCGAGCATGGCATACTTGGCCGGCATCGAGGCAGGAGCAGAAATCGTTGACACGGCAATTTCACCCTTCGCGCTCGGCACAAGCCAGCCCCCGACTGAATCAATCGTCGCCGCACTTGAGGGCACAGAGTACGACACGGGCATAAAGATTGCTGACCTGCTCCCGATAACAATGCACTTCAAGAAGCTCCGCGAGAAGTACAAGGACCTTCTTCCCGAGATTGCGGGAGTTGATATCAACATTCTGCGCTACCAGATTCCCGGCGGAATGTACTCGAACATGGTCAACCAGCTCCGCGAGATGGGAGCTCTCGACAAGCTCGAGGCAGTGCTTAATGAAGTACCTGTCGTGCGCAAGGCAATGGGCTATCCTCCGCTCGTAACTCCTTCAAGCCAGATGGTCGGAACTCAGGCGACAGTGAACGTTCTGCGCGGACGCTGGAAGAGTTTCCCGAAAGAAATCAAGCAGTACTTCTTGGGGTATTACGGCCAGCCTCCAGCACCGATGGACCCTGAAGTCCAGAAGATGGCAATCGGCAGCGAAGAGCCCATCACGTGCCGCCCGGGCGAGAAGATAGCTCCCGAAATGGAGCAGGCGCGCAAGGACTGCCAGCCTTGGGCAACACAGCCGGAAGACGCTCTGACGTGGATAATGTTCCCGCAGGTCGCAAAAGACTTCCTGCCCAAAAAGTACGCGAAGCTCCACAAGCGCGACACCGGCCTTCAGGCTCAGGCTTCACCGGAGGCATATCCGGCATAA